The genomic region GCTTCcatctctgtttgtgtgcacacactcaGGGCCATCTCCATCTCTTGAACACTGAACTTTAGATGGCCGGGCCTTTGCACAAATTGGCCCTGCTATACTTGGCTTTTATTTAAGTTTCTGTCACTGGCTGTCCTTTGGCATTGAGTAAAGCCATCCTGAAGGGAGAGCTTGGTTCCAGTTCCCACGCAGGAGGTATCCCAGTAGGGGGTCCAGTGGCATCTTTACATGGGGACTATCCAGATTATCTAATCCTCCTTTGGCTAGAAGGGGGGATACTGCAGGAGATCAGCCAGGCAGAAGTTCACTGCGGAGAGCCCGGATCAAGCCCACCAAACTGCTCGGCTGAGGAGATTTGAAGAGTGTGCAAAGGTGCACAGATAAACACACGCTCGCGACAGGTGGAGGTGCGGAGGATTCCCCGTAAAGCTGATGAAATGTTTTGACAAGGGGACACCCGCTTGAGTGTGCTTGTATGTGTGCTGGTGTTTGTCTCCTAAGCGGACTAGGAAGTGCCTGTGGAAAGACAGTTTAAAAGGAGGGTAGAGAGCTGGCGTGTTAAGAGTAAAAAGTGGCGTTTTTGTTCCACAGGGCAAAAAAGAAATGGGCAAAATGGCAGATGCAGAATAAGTGTAATAAAGCTGCTGTTGAATGACATTTAAGACCAGTGTTTCAAGCCTATTAACAGTGAAATTTCTATTGTTTATTATCGTAAGAGCCCTGTTTGTCTTCCTCTCCGTTTAACCccaaaccttttcttttcccctcaaCAGCTGGCCCGAAAGGGAACGAAGACCAGAAGAGGTTGACGGTCCACTACCGGACCTCCCAGCACTACCAGGAGAATGTTTTCATTGAGGGCAGCAGGCCGCAGTACCTGGAGGACCTGCACACCGAGGCCCAGGAAGGGCTGAAGATACTGCAGCAGGAAGGTTAGACGCAACGCtatgaacatgaaaacacatgagtTCATACTTACTGgcatatatttgtgttttatatactgaCGTACGACAAATGAAAAGTTTACCCACAATGATTGCATCAGGTTATGGTTGTAGTTTGAGCGTATTCGGATTCTGTGTCTTATCCTCATCTATTTCGTTGGCACAGAACACACGAACGGAGTGAACTTACCCGACGATGAGAGCGCCGCTGTAAGTGCCCCGCAAGCCTCTGCGTGTCTTGAATGCCAACAAGACGCTAAGAATGCCGCCCGGCTtaaaaacactgtgtgtgtccgCTTCAGTCTACAGACACTCTGCGTCCGGAGCAGGACATCAGCTCCATGGACGGAGGTGGCTCTCAGGCGTCCAGATCCACCGCCGAGAGCACCGATACCACGGCGACCTCTGCTGTGTCGACCAGGCCTGCGCTCACCCGCCAAGGTAAACCACAGCTCTGTGTCAGAGAGGGACTTTGAAAAGGAGTCTCGCTCATCTCGGTCGAATGAGAGCTGATCGCAGTGCTTGTGCGGTGAGCAGTTTGCACTTTGTTCCTGGGTTTGCTGCTTTGTGACAAATCCTGAGCGCGTACTTATTTAGCGTGCACGTCTCATTCTTAGCTGCTTGGTGTCTCTGCAGTGTGAAATCAAAGGAAAAGCAACACACAGCGGAGGCTTATTTTCTGATTCTCAAAAAGTTCTAAGTGAATTTAACACTCAGGCTGCTTTTGCATATCACAGCTGTAAGGCAGAGTATgccattctgtgtgtgtgtgtgcaaagaaaGTGTGATCAGTATTCTGGTCCATATATCAGACATCTTTTCGAAAATCCTCTGGAGAAGCCACTTCCCCAAAAATACTATCATATATTATGCGTTGTCATGCATTATTTAATCAATTTCTTCTCCTGTGCCAAATACAGTtttttcctgaaaaaaaaatgaccctTCCTCATTCAGTAACAGTTTCTCTGTTGCTCAGGTTCAACATTCAAGCCTCTGAATCCAGTTAAAAGACTAGATaagagcaggaagagaagcCGGAGGACTACCATCATGGGTATTCCCAACCAGGTCCAGAAGGAGCTTGGTAGGTCCTCACCATCGTGTTAAACCAGTAGTCATAATGTATCCTCGTGGTAAACTTGTTACTGACAGTGATCTTCCCTCTTTGCAGCATTGCACAGAAGCTCAACCTTCCAGCAGCTTGTTTCTACCCATGATCACGATGGAAAGCCCAGTGACGGCCAACCAGGTGTAGTTATCATTCCAACGGTTGATGGAGGGACTCCAGTAGCAAATAATGAGGGAGCGAGGGTGCATCTTTCAGAGCTGGAGGTAAAGGGTTCTTCACAGTAGTTGGGTAAAATACATTGCAGGTTTTGTGGGGTTCTTTTTATCACTTAAGAAtggtcctctctcttctcctaaACAGGCACCCAGAGAGGACCAGCTGCTGAGGAAGCACCTCCAGGCAATGTACCAAGACGAGCAGCCCTTCAACCACCAGGGCTTTGGCTCCTACCTCGGCCCCCCCACAACCATGAGACCCAAGTCCCTTGCCGTACCTGGcatcacctcttcctcctccttctgtccttcaacAATGTTTAGATTCCTCCAGGAACACCAGGTAAGAATTAAATCAGTTAGGATGTGGCTTTACGATTCAATCGTCTGTGTCTACCTGATTCTTTGTTGACCATTTGTGAAATTTAGCTGTGGAATTAAAATGTCTCTATTTATTCCCAGGGTCCTGTGATGTCCATATCTCCTCAGGCCACCTACTTGTCTACAATCATCCCCAATGCGGTCTTGCCAGCCTCGGTTGAAGTCATAGAAATCGACCGCAGCAGCAGCCGGACGCGTGGCAGCAGTGTGAACCAAGGCTGTCACGTCCGCACTGTGAGCAAAAGCAGCCTTGCATCCGGGGACTCATCAGTCAGCCCTTTGTTGTCCAGAAGATCCGACGGCGATGGCTCCCAAACTGACAATTCCCACGACGACTCCCCACTGATGCCCTCATCGGCTTCGGGGTTGAACTGGAGCGAGTCACAGTCTCCGAAGGCCATCATTTCGAACTCCTCCCCAGTATCCTCCAAGGGTAGCACGCGGAGCGGTAACTCCCGGAGAGTGAGCCTGAATGAGCGGGAAAGCCACACAGGGAGGTCCAGCGGGGACCAAGACCTCGTCAGTCTGCGTAGCTCAGTTAGCAGCTTCAGCAGTAAAAGGGAAACTGTTGTGACAGTTCAAGGATCTAAGTCGGTTTCAGGGTCAGCGGCTGCTGGGGAAGACGAAAAGACCGAACAGAATTTCACTCGCAGCATGTCGGTTATGAAGGCCAAGCAACCCCCGCCACCTCCACGGAGAACGAACTCTCTGCATAGCAATAAGATCAGGAGCAACCCCAAGGTCCTGGTGGATCTCAATGACTCTGGAGATGGGGCCACAGAAAGTATTGCAGCAACAAAGAATGAGGTGAAATCAATTATTGCAGACACCAGTAAAATCTCCACTCTTGTGTCAAACTCCACTGGGTCCAGCTGTCTGGATGTTTCCTCCACACCCTTGAGCACCACACAAGCCGCCTCCACAGACCCTCAGCCAGAATCcagtagctcctcccctcagaaAACTCCCTCGGAAGAGGGGAAATTTGAACGGACCATGTCCCCTTCCAGTGGCTACTCAAGTCAGAGTGGCACTCCGACACTCTCCCCAAAAGGGATCTCCCCAACTTCCCccgacaaacagaagaagaaacctgTCAAACCAGAGAGAGCAGTGTCTCGGGCCTCATCCTCAGCagcttctccctcctcctcgctTACCTCTTTATCGTCTGGCACATCTGAGCCTGTCCATCCAGATGTTTCCACGTGTAGCCCCAGTCTGCCTCCACAGGGAtctccaaccactgctgctgcaaaAGACTTCACTCCGGATAACAATTCTTCGACTTTGGGAGCTGAAATCAGAGAGCTGTTGAACATTCCACCACCTCCTAAAGTCAAAGcgccatgtcctcctcctccggagACATGGGTTCACAACAGACGCACCTTTCAGCTCCTGTGTGGGCCCTGCCCTAATGTAAGCAAAGGGACCCAGCAACCAGCACGGATACAAGACAGCACAGTTAAACAGGCGGGAACCCAGACCGACGCCATCACGGAGATGCAGGTTTTAGAGGACAAACAATCAAGTGTCGACAAATCTGTCTTAGAATTGTCAGAGGGCAAAGTCAACCCCGAGACTTTGACAGAAACAGGTCCTAATGGTGTTCACGAGAAGATGGAGAATAGGGAATGTTCAAGTGCCGAAGAAGAAAGGATGGAATCAAGTGCAGACGTTCAGAAACAAGAGCGGAGTAGTAGCCCTGCAGCGAAGGACCCCAAGAGTCCAAAGAAAGATCCTCCTCCTGTCATGAAGAAACCCATGACGGCCCTGAACAGAGAGGCGTCGTCAGCACAACACTCGCTGGACAGacagcaaaagaaaatgagCGTCAGTGACACGACAGATGTGTGCttccatgttgagagccacaCAACCTCCACACAGCATGGGGTTACCATTGTAGTCGATGAGAGCGATGATGTGATGGATAAAAGTGAGGTTGCGTCCATGCAGACGCTTTCTGTGGAGATCCCCAAAATTAGCAAGGCATCGCCACCACCTACTCCTCCCCCAGCATACCACCCTACACCTCCTCCGTCAAGAAAGACACCTCCTTCATCAGTGTCCACGCCACCAGACGAATTACAGAGGGTACGGGAGGAGATCCCTGTTGTAGAGTCCTGCTGGCCACCACCTCCGCCTCCTCTGGAAGGGGACTCTGTCTttgaaggaggagatgaggtggactttcctccacctcctccccccttaCTGACAGACAGCGTGCCAAATGTGATGGACAGTTGTATCACAGAGCTGGATGTCTCGAAAAGACCCACAGGGGCCGTTGGAGGGACAACTGAGGATTCGAGTGACACTGGGACATCTGTACGTGGACAAGTTCCAGAGTTGCCCCCTGCTGTTACTCAAACAATAACTAACACCAAACCAGAGGTTGTCGTGCAAGTTTCAAAAGCTAAAACCGCCAATGAGATTTTGTGCAAACCAGTGACCAACTGTGTAACTGTTTCAGACAGTGTCCCATCTCCCGCAGCGGTGGCATCCCCTTTGCCACCCATTACAAGAGCAGAGAACCCGGTATCGGCCCCTGCTTTAGTTCCTCCTTCCTACAGTTTCCTGAAGCGGGACGCTCCCTCCGAGCCTCCCGTCAGTGCCCAAGCTCCAGTTGCTGTCCCAGCAGCACCCACTTTACCAGCAGACAGCTTCAACCATGGGATAAATTTCAGAAGGCAGCCCAGCGTACCAAACCGAGACGCCAGGAGCAAGGAGCTGCTTTCCCGCCACAAAAGTGCACCCATTCCTAAAGAGGATGCTAACATACCTCTAGTCACCCCCTCCCTGCTTCAGATGGTTCGTCTCCGATCAGTCAACATGACCGAAGATCAGGTGAGAGCTCCATCGGAGGACAAGTCAACGGACTGGGGAGGTTCAGTTCAGGAGACCTGCTCAGTCTCAATCCCAGGACCTCAAAACGTTCCACAGAAGCCCATCCGCAAGTCTCTGTCACTGAAATCTCCCCCTCAGACAGTAAAGACATCCCCTGTGGTGCTGAACACCCCTTCCATGCGCTTACAGGAAGCCATACGGATAAAAACGGCAGCCATGTCTTCTAGAGACGGTCTTCCATCCCGACTGGGTGTGAGATCCTCCGCCTACAGCTCTGTCGGCGTCCCTGAGGGATGCGACCTGCACAAGTCGCCGGCCTCTACCGCCAGCTTTATCTTCTCGAGGAGCACAAAACGGGTCGTCTTCGAGACTGCGGCTGCCTCCTCCCCTGAAGCTCAGCAAAGTCTGAAGCGAAGCTTGGCGGCCGAGCTCGTGCAGGTGTCTGACCAATCAAATTGCACCGCTTTCTCCAATGGCGGCGTGAAGTTGGACAAAGTTCCTCCGCCGGTAGCAAAGAAACCGGCCAACGGTCCTTCGCAGAATCTTCCCGCTGTCGAGACAACACCTCCCGAGACGACGAGTAAGAGCAGCCACGTTTGGTTTTCTGTCATTTGCGAGAGTCGGGAAAAAGTGGAGTCATTGAGGCTGAGGCTACTCTCGTGTCACGAAAACGCGCAATGCAAATTACAGCATGACCGTGATCTTGAACCGCTAAGCAATTTTCACATAGCGGTAAAAACGTGTATTTTCTTTCCACTCTCCATACATACAAACGCAACCAGCTCGCCTTCAGCTCTCTTCAGTCAAATGTGCGAGCATGCGCTTCAGTCGGCCTCGACCTGAAGCTCGTAAACTCGTCTCAGCCACTGAATTAGATTAGGACAGAACACTCATCAAGTGTGTTCCTGTAACTGCATTATGTTGATGTCATCATCGTCTAacctcctcttgtcttcctttCAGCTACACGAGTGACGGCGGACACAATTGAAACCCTGTTTTGAAAGAGCGTTGGACTCGGCTCACGCCAAGAGGTTGAATAAAGACTTCAAGCAAAAGAACAACTCTCAGCAGGGAGCGACATTACCGAGAGACGTTTAACTCGACTATCAAGTGTTGTGTGTTAAAGTCTTCTCCAAAAAGCCTTAGCCTGTAATGGCCTTCCTACATATTTATGCAAGAAAAAGTGTCGCTCCCAATTTCATACAATAGCTTTATTCTGGAGTATTTTTCTAATCTATAGTTTATCTCTCATTGTGGCCCCTCAGGATGAAATGGTGTACATTACATTGGCTGAACTGTACATATTTGGCTTGTGTGAGATCGTCTCCCAGAGGTAGAAATAGGTAGTGGTCACTGCAGCTCAGAGACAAAGCATTTCTGTACAGAGGTTTCCTGTCTGTTAcgtctttttcctcttcttcttcttctctttgttgtAATATAATACACGTTTAAGAAGAAAAATGGCTTCCACTACGGGGCGAAAA from Cyclopterus lumpus isolate fCycLum1 chromosome 11, fCycLum1.pri, whole genome shotgun sequence harbors:
- the kiaa1522 gene encoding uncharacterized protein KIAA1522 homolog isoform X2, with the translated sequence MGNSVQKKKKKKYQAEKSSSPAKEKLKGFSVFGLRDKLKTAGPKGNEDQKRLTVHYRTSQHYQENVFIEGSRPQYLEDLHTEAQEGLKILQQEEHTNGVNLPDDESAASTDTLRPEQDISSMDGGGSQASRSTAESTDTTATSAVSTRPALTRQGSTFKPLNPVKRLDKSRKRSRRTTIMGIPNQVQKELALHRSSTFQQLVSTHDHDGKPSDGQPGVVIIPTVDGGTPVANNEGARVHLSELEAPREDQLLRKHLQAMYQDEQPFNHQGFGSYLGPPTTMRPKSLAVPGITSSSSFCPSTMFRFLQEHQGPVMSISPQATYLSTIIPNAVLPASVEVIEIDRSSSRTRGSSVNQGCHVRTVSKSSLASGDSSVSPLLSRRSDGDGSQTDNSHDDSPLMPSSASGLNWSESQSPKAIISNSSPVSSKGSTRSGNSRRVSLNERESHTGRSSGDQDLVSLRSSVSSFSSKRETVVTVQGSKSVSGSAAAGEDEKTEQNFTRSMSVMKAKQPPPPPRRTNSLHSNKIRSNPKVLVDLNDSGDGATESIAATKNEVKSIIADTSKISTLVSNSTGSSCLDVSSTPLSTTQAASTDPQPESSSSSPQKTPSEEGKFERTMSPSSGYSSQSGTPTLSPKGISPTSPDKQKKKPVKPERAVSRASSSAASPSSSLTSLSSGTSEPVHPDVSTCSPSLPPQGSPTTAAAKDFTPDNNSSTLGAEIRELLNIPPPPKVKAPCPPPPETWVHNRRTFQLLCGPCPNVSKGTQQPARIQDSTVKQAGTQTDAITEMQVLEDKQSSVDKSVLELSEGKVNPETLTETGPNGVHEKMENRECSSAEEERMESSADVQKQERSSSPAAKDPKSPKKDPPPVMKKPMTALNREASSAQHSLDRQQKKMSVSDTTDVCFHVESHTTSTQHGVTIVVDESDDVMDKSEVASMQTLSVEIPKISKASPPPTPPPAYHPTPPPSRKTPPSSVSTPPDELQRVREEIPVVESCWPPPPPPLEGDSVFEGGDEVDFPPPPPPLLTDSVPNVMDSCITELDVSKRPTGAVGGTTEDSSDTGTSVRGQVPELPPAVTQTITNTKPEVVVQVSKAKTANEILCKPVTNCVTVSDSVPSPAAVASPLPPITRAENPVSAPALVPPSYSFLKRDAPSEPPVSAQAPVAVPAAPTLPADSFNHGINFRRQPSVPNRDARSKELLSRHKSAPIPKEDANIPLVTPSLLQMVRLRSVNMTEDQVRAPSEDKSTDWGGSVQETCSVSIPGPQNVPQKPIRKSLSLKSPPQTVKTSPVVLNTPSMRLQEAIRIKTAAMSSRDGLPSRLGVRSSAYSSVGVPEGCDLHKSPASTASFIFSRSTKRVVFETAAASSPEAQQSLKRSLAAELVQVSDQSNCTAFSNGGVKLDKVPPPVAKKPANGPSQNLPAVETTPPETTTTRVTADTIETLF
- the kiaa1522 gene encoding uncharacterized protein KIAA1522 homolog isoform X1, yielding MSRRRFYRRPGCPGTSLRSLAREARAHRGQKKPGSSLGQAFSWLKGNRRKKNLNNGLNRIAVGATDAKLGLQNHDSAKAGPKGNEDQKRLTVHYRTSQHYQENVFIEGSRPQYLEDLHTEAQEGLKILQQEEHTNGVNLPDDESAASTDTLRPEQDISSMDGGGSQASRSTAESTDTTATSAVSTRPALTRQGSTFKPLNPVKRLDKSRKRSRRTTIMGIPNQVQKELALHRSSTFQQLVSTHDHDGKPSDGQPGVVIIPTVDGGTPVANNEGARVHLSELEAPREDQLLRKHLQAMYQDEQPFNHQGFGSYLGPPTTMRPKSLAVPGITSSSSFCPSTMFRFLQEHQGPVMSISPQATYLSTIIPNAVLPASVEVIEIDRSSSRTRGSSVNQGCHVRTVSKSSLASGDSSVSPLLSRRSDGDGSQTDNSHDDSPLMPSSASGLNWSESQSPKAIISNSSPVSSKGSTRSGNSRRVSLNERESHTGRSSGDQDLVSLRSSVSSFSSKRETVVTVQGSKSVSGSAAAGEDEKTEQNFTRSMSVMKAKQPPPPPRRTNSLHSNKIRSNPKVLVDLNDSGDGATESIAATKNEVKSIIADTSKISTLVSNSTGSSCLDVSSTPLSTTQAASTDPQPESSSSSPQKTPSEEGKFERTMSPSSGYSSQSGTPTLSPKGISPTSPDKQKKKPVKPERAVSRASSSAASPSSSLTSLSSGTSEPVHPDVSTCSPSLPPQGSPTTAAAKDFTPDNNSSTLGAEIRELLNIPPPPKVKAPCPPPPETWVHNRRTFQLLCGPCPNVSKGTQQPARIQDSTVKQAGTQTDAITEMQVLEDKQSSVDKSVLELSEGKVNPETLTETGPNGVHEKMENRECSSAEEERMESSADVQKQERSSSPAAKDPKSPKKDPPPVMKKPMTALNREASSAQHSLDRQQKKMSVSDTTDVCFHVESHTTSTQHGVTIVVDESDDVMDKSEVASMQTLSVEIPKISKASPPPTPPPAYHPTPPPSRKTPPSSVSTPPDELQRVREEIPVVESCWPPPPPPLEGDSVFEGGDEVDFPPPPPPLLTDSVPNVMDSCITELDVSKRPTGAVGGTTEDSSDTGTSVRGQVPELPPAVTQTITNTKPEVVVQVSKAKTANEILCKPVTNCVTVSDSVPSPAAVASPLPPITRAENPVSAPALVPPSYSFLKRDAPSEPPVSAQAPVAVPAAPTLPADSFNHGINFRRQPSVPNRDARSKELLSRHKSAPIPKEDANIPLVTPSLLQMVRLRSVNMTEDQVRAPSEDKSTDWGGSVQETCSVSIPGPQNVPQKPIRKSLSLKSPPQTVKTSPVVLNTPSMRLQEAIRIKTAAMSSRDGLPSRLGVRSSAYSSVGVPEGCDLHKSPASTASFIFSRSTKRVVFETAAASSPEAQQSLKRSLAAELVQVSDQSNCTAFSNGGVKLDKVPPPVAKKPANGPSQNLPAVETTPPETTTTRVTADTIETLF